CCCAACGCCGCACAGCGGGCGCAGTTCGGCACCGCGATCACCAGGTCGGCGTCCGCCGGCGCCTCCCGCGCCAGAGCCCGGCCCATCTCCATCCGCACCAGGTGCACGTTCTCGCCGAACACCTGGCTGGATGGATCGGCGAAGTACACGTGCTCGAAAATGCAGTGTGCCCGGCGGAAGGCGCCCGGCTCCGTGAAGCGGCGCGTGCTCAGCCCGCCGCGCGACAGCGTGACGATCTCGCCCGGCGCGACGTCGCGCACATACTCCGCGTCCACCATGTCCAGCGCGCACGACTCGCTCGCCACGACCCAGGACTCGCCGACGCGGCCGAGACACAGCGGGCGGTTCCCTGAGGGATCGCGGGCCGCCTCGATCCGGTCCGGGTACAGCAGCAGCAGGCAGTACGACCCGCACAGGTGCCGCAACACGGCCGCCAGCGGGTCGGGCTTCTCCACGAATTGCCGGTCCGCCAGCATGTGCAGGATCACTTCCGTGTCCGAGGTGGAGGTGAAGATGTGGCCATGCTGCTCGTACTCGCGGCGGATTTCGCCGGCGTTGATCAGGTTGCCGTTGTGCCCGATCGCCACCTCACCGATCGAGCACGACACCAGCAGCGGCTGGATGTTTGATTCGCTGCACGAACCGGTCGTGGAGTAGCGCACGTGGCCGATCGCGAGCGGGCTGGCCAGCGCCTCCAGATCGCGCTGCGTGATCGCTTCGGTGACGAGCCCCATCCCCGCCCGGCGCTGCACGTGCCGGCCGTCCGCCGTGCAGATGCCGGCCGATTCCTGCCCGCGGTGCTGCTGCGCATAAAGGCCCAGGTATGTCAGTTGGGCCGCATCCGGGTGATAGGCAATGCCGAACAGGCCGCAATGGTGGTGGATCTCGGCTGACATCGAACCTCGCACATGCTCGCTCGGGGCCAGGCGAAACAAGCAGCATACCAGATTCCGCACGCCGTGCGAGTCTCCGAATCCGCGGCCGCCCGGCGGCGCCATTGACCGACGCCCCGCCAGCCCGATAATGGCTCCGAGTGAGTGAGGTCTCTCACCCGTCGAGAGTGGTTGGTGCGGTCTGAACTCGGCTTCATCCCGTGGACCGTCGTGCGCTGCGCCCGCTGGTGCGCGGCCCTCCTCGCGCTCGGGCTCGCCGCCGCGCTGACGGCCCCCGCCCCGGCCCAGTTCGACTTCAGCGACGAGCCCCTCCTGGCGACCACCATCAGCGAAACCAACATCGAGCTGCGGGGCCGCTGGGTCCGGCAGTGGCGCGAGGCAGACGGCGCACTGGTGCTGATGTTCAACGGCGGGTTCCGGTTGGACATGGGGCAGCGTCGCATGTCCGCCAACAACGCCGTCGTTTGGATCGAGGCCGGCCACAGCCCGCCGGACAACCGCAAGTATTACACGCTCACGGTTTACCTGTCCGAGGACGCCGCAGTCCGCGAACCGGCGGGCACCGTCACGCTCGATTCCGTGCTCCTGGTCCGCGGCCTGCGCACCTACGGCCAGATCATCAAGTACCAGGACGCGTACGCCCCCGAAAGCATGGTTGACTCGCCGCTCTACCAGCAGGCGCTGCGCGACCGGCTGACGCTCGACGAGCGCGAGTCGGAGACCGCCCGGCAGCCGGCGGTGGCCCGGCCCGAGACCCTGCGCCCGGCGCCGCCCCGCCCGCCCCGCGTGATTCGCTATCGCCTGCCGAACGTCGAGCCGGCCGAGACGCCGGACGGGGCCCGTGTGTTTGTCGCCAGCGGCGGCGTGTATTTCTCGCAGGCCGGCGGCCCGGATGCGGCGATGCTGGAGATCCGCGCGGAGCACGCGGTGGTCTTCCCGACCGAGGGCGGCGCGGAGACGATCTTCGGCGAAGAAGAGCCCGCGACGACGCAGCCGGCCGAGCCGTCGCCGGCAACGCCTGCGCCGGCCACCCCGCCCTCGCGGATCGACGAGGCCGCGGAGGCGGTGCTCGGGTTGGGACAGGCCAGCAAGTCGGGGCGGCTGCGGGCCGTGTATCTCGAAGGCGACGTGATCCTGTCGCTGGGCAATCGCTTTGTCCGCGCCGACCGGTTGTACTACGACTTCGAGCATGACCGGGCGCTGATCCTCGACGCCGTTTTTCGGGCGGACGTGCCGGCCCGCGAGATCCCACTGTACGTGCGGGCGGCGGAGATGCGGCAGCTTTCCGCGCGGGAGTTTTCCGCCGACCAGGCGCGAGTGACGACCAGCGAGTTCTACACGCCCAGCTACCATGTGGGGGCCGAGCGCGTTTACATCCGCGACCTGACGAAGCGCGACGATGAGGGCCGCGCCCTAGGGCCGGCGGCCGGCGCGTATGAGCTGCGGAACACGACGCTCAACGTGGAAGGTCTGCCCGTCTCATGGTGGCCCTACAGCCGGGGCACGCTCGAGGCCAGCGAAACACTGCTCCGCCGCATCGCCACCGGCTACAGCAGCAAGCGCGGCTACCAGTTCGAGTCGGGGTGGTACCTGTTCAACCTGCTCGGCATCCAGCCGCCGCCGGGTTTCGATGCCACGCTGCTGCTCGACTACTTCTCGGAGCGCGGGCCGGCGGTCGGCATCAACGTGGACTATCAGCGCGAAGATTACTACGGGTTGCTGCGCACCTATTTCGTCTACGACGACGGCGAGGACACGCTCGGGCCGCTGCGCCGTGACGAGGAAGTGCCCAGCACGGCCACGCGCGGCCGGGCCCTGTGGCGGCACCGGCACTATCTGCCGTATGACTGGGAGCTGACGCTCGAAGCCGCCTACGTCAGCGACGCGAATTATATGGAGGAATGGGAGAAGCGCGAGTGGTTCGAGGGGAAGGAACAGGAGACCCTCATCTACCTGAAGCGCGCCAAGGGCGTCCAGGCGCTGACCTTCCTTGCCAACTGGCGCATCCTGGACTTCACCACGCAGACCGAGCACCTGCCGGAGCTGGCCTATCGCCGGATCGGCGACACGTTTCTCAGTCCGGTCGTGCTGTACCACGAATCGCGGGTCGGGGAGGTGCGCTACCGGCCGGACGACCGCCACGCGATCCAGGACTACGACTACAACAACCTCAGCCGCACGGACCTGACGTTCCGCACGGATGCGCGGCAGGAAGCCGAGCTGCCGCTGAAGCTTGGCGCGTTCAACATCGTGCCGTTCGGCTCGGTGCGCGGCACCTACTGGGACGGCCAGCCGCTGGATGAAGGGACCAAGTGGCGCGGCCTGGGTGTGTATGGCTTGCGCGGCAGCACGAGCTTCAGCCGCGTGTTCGACGACGTGCGCTCCCGGCTGCTCGACGTGGACCGCATCCGCCACATCATCAAGCCCGACTACGCGGTCTGGTGGGCGAACAGCAACACGCGCAGCGAGCTGACGACGCCGTTCGACTACGGCATTGAGACGATCGACGCGTTCTACGGCGCGATGGCCGGCCTGCGGCAGACGTGGCAGACGAAGCGCGGGCCGGCGGACCGGCGCCGCACCGTGGACCTGTTCATCCTGAACTTCGAGCTGGGCGTGTTCGGCAACACCGACGGGCGCCGCGACATTTCCAACGGCTTCGCCAACCCGCTGCGGCCGGAGAACAGCCGGACGCGGAACTACCTCGCCGGCGAGGCGATCTACCGGATCAGCGATTCGACCAGCCTGCTGTATGACTTCAATTTCGACCTGAACGACCACTCGTTCGACCGCCACAACATCGCGCTGGCCGTCGAGCGCGACCCGCGGCTGGCCTACGTGTTGGGGGCGCGCTACGCCGGCGACATCGAGATGAGCCTGCTCGGTGGCGGATGGAATTATCAGTTGAACGAGAAGCACATCACGGCCGTCCGGGCGTGGTGGGACGTGGACACGGGGCGCGTCGGCGAAGTGACGCTGTCGTACGTGCGCAAGCTGCCGCGCTGGTACGTCGGCGTCACGCTCGAATACGACAACGTGGACGATGACACGTCGATCATGCTCTCGCTCTGGCCGGAGGGGATTCCGGAATGGGCGCTGGGCTCGCGACGCCTGACGGGCCTGGGCCGGTCGACCGGCATCCGGCCCTGAACGGACCGGCGCGGGGTGCCAGGCCCGGTCGGTGGGCGCTGCCCACGCTACGCTCGACGCGCCGTGCACACCACGGCCCGGCTGCGCCAGACCGTGCCACACGTCCTGTTCCCTCTGCGTGCTCCGTGTCCTCCGCGGTTGCTCCGGTTGCGGATGCGCAGTGTTACGGGCACACGCCCGTCGACAGGCACGCCACGAACGGGTTGATGTCGCCGAAGTTGAAATCGCTGTCGCCGTTCATGTCGCCGTTCAGCGTCGGGCAGCCCGGGTACGTCGCCTCCCAGGCGGCCGGGTTGCTGATCGCGAGCACGAACGGATTGATGTCGGCGAAGTTCACCACGCCGTCGCAGTTCAAGTCGCCGTGGATCAGATTCGCGCTGCCGGGCGTCGAGTTCGCGAAGAATCGCCACGCCCCGGTACCGTTCGGGTAGCGGCCGGACGACACGTTGGTGGTCTGCGGACCGAACGTAACGCTGTCAATCGCCGCGTAGCCGGTTGCGGCCGCGTTGAACAGCCCGGCAGCCTCGCCACTCTTGCTGAGCTTGATGTCAGCGTGTGTGGGGCCCTGCTCCGGGTCCTCATCACAATAGAAGACCAGGTAGCCGCCCGGGGGAATCGAGACGCCGGCCGGAATCTGCCACTTCGTAGGCTCGGACAGGTCGTCGGTCAGGTACATGCCGCCGAGCAGCGCGGTCGAGAGCATGGGGTTGTAGATCTCGAGCCAGTCGGGGAACTCGCCCGGCTCGTCCGGGTCCTCGAGCACCGCGTCGTTGTCGGCCATGAACTCGTTGATGTAGAGCGCGAGCTCGCCAACGGTGAAGATGGCGTCGTTCAGCGCGCCCCACGTCGTGCTGGTGTGCAGACGCGCCTTCACGTGGGCGCTGTCGGTCAGCGTGATCGGCCCGGTGTACGTCAGCGCGGTCCGTGCGCCGACGCTCACCGCAACCAGTTCAACGGAGATCAGGAAGTCGGAGCTGGTGGCCGGGGCGTTCAGGCCGTGGATGGCGAGGATGTTATTGCCGGCCTGCAGCGCGCCGAGCTGCGCCGCGACGTCGAAGTCCTCGAACAGGACCGCTGCGGAGTCGTCGTGGATATACATGGCCTCCGAGTTCCACTGGGGCGACGCGGGCGCGCTGCCGCTGCGCGCGATTTCCTGTCCGTTGAGATAGGCGACGAAGCCGTTGTCGTAGCGGACGCGCAGGGTCAGCCCCGCGAATTGCGCGAGCTGGCCCGCGTCGACACTGAACGGCACGCGGATGTAACACGTCCCGTTCACGCCGTACATGGCGGCCTCGACGTCGATGCCGATCAGGTCCTCGTAGCCGGTGGAGCGTTCGTAGCCGACGCCGCCCGTGCCGCTGGTCCACGCGGAGTCGTCAAAGCCGAGCGTGTTCCAGCCCGTGATCGGGCCGGTGGGGACCCGGACGCGCTTGGCAGCGTCTTCCACGACGAGCGTTATGGAGGCGGTCGCGGCGAAGTACGGATCGCTGCCATCCAGCGTGTAGTGAATGATCCCCGTCGCGCCCGCTGGCGGCGTCATCGTGAGCTGGAAGCCGTACGGCACGGAGCCGCCGTCCTGGTTGAATACCGGGGGGCCGATGAACTGGGTGTCGATCCAGGCGAGGCGGTTGACCAGCCAGTTCTTCATCCAGTCGACCTCCTTCTCGTACGTGTCGCGCTGCGCCCAGCCAGGGGCGTTGGGCCAGACATACTCGCCCAGGATCGGCCAGCGCACGAAATTGCGGACCTGCGATTCCGCGAGCACGGCGGCGTGCGCGTCGATGTCGGCCAGCATGTGGCTCGTCGCGAAGACGGTCTCACGCAGGCTGAACCAGCGGTCGGCGTAACGGACGCGGAACGCCTCGTCCTGGAACAACCGCGGCCACCAGGGGTACTCTTCGGCGGAGAGTTGCGGATAGTACCAGCCCTGGGGCAGCCAGCCTTGCAGGTAGTCCGCGTTGCCCAGCGTCAGGTTGTAGTCCCAGATCGGCCCCATGTTGAGCTTGCCGCCCCGGTCCTTGAACAGGAACGTGCTCAGGCGGTAGCCGTCGATGTTCTTGGTCATCTCGGTCAACAGGTGGTGGTCGATCCAGGAGTCAACGTCGATGTACTTGGCATAGCCCACCAACGGATCGGCGAAGTTCGGCCCGGCCAGCGCGGCCTCGAACTCGTTGAAATAGTTGATGAGGTAAGCGGACTGCTCGGGCGAGATCTCCACTTCCTTGGGCTCGACGTAGCACAGGTTCTGGCCGCTGTTGGTCCAGAAACCGACGTCGCCGGGGTCAAGGCGGTCCTTCTTGA
The sequence above is drawn from the Phycisphaerae bacterium genome and encodes:
- a CDS encoding CotH kinase family protein, with the protein product MQLCNRTPFLALVLGMLMSNSPASLADGQVVISEFLASNHNDISDEGGVQRDWIELHNTGPAINLQGWHLTDDPDELTMWEFPDTPLAADGRLVVFASDMDRTTPGSPLHTNFRISANGGGYLAIVEPNGVTVSHAYMGYPTQYSDITYGINGASTGFLATPTPAQPNAGLRPLPPSLAPTSKFFAGTCSIVMTKPEGIGTLRYTTNGTLPTLTNGYTYTAPLNLMNTTTVKAAIYDAGVWSPVITERYVRLANDVQNFNSDLPLVVVHSLNTEIPEDPQVLCVATVIGTTNGRATITDPPNFIGTAGIKLRGSSSLSFPKKQYAFEIWDHNGDDESAPLLDLPKEEDWVLYGPYTDKTLMRDCISYQWSNEIGRYAPRTRYVEMFLHTVSGAVNSTDYVGTYAIVEKIKRDGERVNIEELRPDDNTEPKITGGYIVKKDRLDPGDVGFWTNSGQNLCYVEPKEVEISPEQSAYLINYFNEFEAALAGPNFADPLVGYAKYIDVDSWIDHHLLTEMTKNIDGYRLSTFLFKDRGGKLNMGPIWDYNLTLGNADYLQGWLPQGWYYPQLSAEEYPWWPRLFQDEAFRVRYADRWFSLRETVFATSHMLADIDAHAAVLAESQVRNFVRWPILGEYVWPNAPGWAQRDTYEKEVDWMKNWLVNRLAWIDTQFIGPPVFNQDGGSVPYGFQLTMTPPAGATGIIHYTLDGSDPYFAATASITLVVEDAAKRVRVPTGPITGWNTLGFDDSAWTSGTGGVGYERSTGYEDLIGIDVEAAMYGVNGTCYIRVPFSVDAGQLAQFAGLTLRVRYDNGFVAYLNGQEIARSGSAPASPQWNSEAMYIHDDSAAVLFEDFDVAAQLGALQAGNNILAIHGLNAPATSSDFLISVELVAVSVGARTALTYTGPITLTDSAHVKARLHTSTTWGALNDAIFTVGELALYINEFMADNDAVLEDPDEPGEFPDWLEIYNPMLSTALLGGMYLTDDLSEPTKWQIPAGVSIPPGGYLVFYCDEDPEQGPTHADIKLSKSGEAAGLFNAAATGYAAIDSVTFGPQTTNVSSGRYPNGTGAWRFFANSTPGSANLIHGDLNCDGVVNFADINPFVLAISNPAAWEATYPGCPTLNGDMNGDSDFNFGDINPFVACLSTGVCP
- a CDS encoding amidophosphoribosyltransferase, encoding MSAEIHHHCGLFGIAYHPDAAQLTYLGLYAQQHRGQESAGICTADGRHVQRRAGMGLVTEAITQRDLEALASPLAIGHVRYSTTGSCSESNIQPLLVSCSIGEVAIGHNGNLINAGEIRREYEQHGHIFTSTSDTEVILHMLADRQFVEKPDPLAAVLRHLCGSYCLLLLYPDRIEAARDPSGNRPLCLGRVGESWVVASESCALDMVDAEYVRDVAPGEIVTLSRGGLSTRRFTEPGAFRRAHCIFEHVYFADPSSQVFGENVHLVRMEMGRALAREAPADADLVIAVPNCARCAALGFHEQSQLPIGRGFTTNHYIGRSFIQPTQSIRDLTVRLKLNPIRGSVAGRRLVVVEDSVVRGTTTRGKMQSLRAVGAREIHLRVASPPIRHPCYYGIDFPSRTELVANERTVEEIRAYLGVDSLAYLSLEGMLTAARTANADFCHACFTGEYPIPIDPTFQKDVFEQRQLRFFDATGRLTAPAP